The Saccopteryx leptura isolate mSacLep1 chromosome 5, mSacLep1_pri_phased_curated, whole genome shotgun sequence nucleotide sequence tgttCCTTGTTTGTCTCTACATGTTTTCAGGGTTTTCCTGAGAGAGTCATGTGTTCTATTAGGACTTCAGTTTAGGATGTGATAGCTAAGACTGTGCCCAAGCTTAGACACACAATAgaacaaaacaaaccccaaaaaaacTCTTTGTGTGGCCAACGGTATGTTGCTAAAGTGAGGCACAAGAGATACCTTCTTACTTAGTCCTTTTTTCCCAAGAATTGACTTTAATGGTCACATGTGATGCTCAAACATCCTTCTAGGGGGCAGCAGTGCCTTGGAATTTTGCCAACCTTCCTTTGTCTGTCTTGAAAACTAGttcagtaactcaggtcttctTCAAAGAAGCAAATTGAAGGAAATAAAAGTGATAATTACGTTATTGCATACTGATATTAGAAAAAGATAAGAGTGTAATCAAAGTTGTTATAATGAAAAGGTAATTGAAGaccatttataaagaaaacatcATAAATGGTATAAATGTATGATTAGAGAAACTAAAGCATTACAAAAGACTGTGCAGAAGCAAGAAGTCCTTATTTCACTACTGAACATACACAGTTTATTTTTACTATCACACTTAATATATACTCTATTCTCATTAAAATCAAGGTTActagaaataaatgtatgtttttttaaagaacaaaatataagaCATGGGTTTTCAAGTATATGAGAATTAAAATCTGTTGAACAAAACACTTTCCCAAGAAGTGTAAATAATTTTTGGAGGAAATGCAAATAGATTTACCTATTCCTTTGATTATATTTAAtttgctttgatttctttttttagaaatatgtattgaattgatgatattcattttgaatgagattatgattttacaaaacAATTCAAAGTACTGAACAGAAATCAGGGCACAACCCTTGACTCCCATACTAGACCTCTACTAGGCATTAGTAAATCTTGACACCAGATCATACAtgactgtttatttcttctttcaactGGCCACATTCAGTTATAGCTATAATTATAAGGACCTTATAAAAGTgtttagaaagatttttaaaaatgcagttttgtgttatgattccatttatcaTTATATCTTACACCTTGTTCACAAACTCTAGGGACAGGAGGCAAACACTGTCGCCGTGATGACTCAGATGACTATAGTTATCCAAGAGGAGGAAGATGGTGCCTCCATCAGTTGTTACTAAAAATTAACTCTTAacatcctttcttttcttatagcATCATTATCTGGGTAAAATGAGGAGCAGTCACTTTACCTCTTTTCAATCAAATCTTCTCTTTGTGGTAATTTGTCctcaattttttataaaataatacttcAAAGTTATGATAGGGATGAGTAGAAGAAAAAACATTGTTTGCCAAGGGTTCTAAACATTTATGGATTAACCTCACTTATAACATTATAGAGAAAATTTGATAGATTGTCATTATTTTGCAGAATATATGGTTCTGACATTTTCCCTTTTTCCAAGGGAGATAAAGTAATAGACCAAATGGGGAAAACTCTTCTCTGAGTTATATAtaactctgttttctttcttgctaAGTTCTTACTCATGATCCTTAATTGTCAAATCTTAGTGCTATGAAAAAAACACACTGCCATTAATCATATAATGAAATCTGATATTATTTATCTAGAATATACTCACTTTTTAACAGCTGTTTTTGCTTAACATTTGGTGAAAAGTGCAATTATTACTGGAggaatttaaatatctttaaacagTCTCTCTTTTTTCCCAACATCTCCTTGTCactattttacaatattttacaTTCTGTTGATGCAATGAGAGGAACACTTTTAAGATACATTCAGTAATACTTCTTTTAGGATCAACCATTAGACATGAGATGTGAAATCTGTCACACTGACATGAATGACTGTTACTATTATCACTAGCTTCtcttattagtttttttattaattaaatgtaaAGTCTACCATTAGCCAATAAATGTGCTCAtctattttcctttcattttaaatattagagtGATGTTTAATATCAATTGAAAATTTATACTTGCACCTTTTGTTACGTATATTTTAACAAAAGCCtgtagcaaaaaggaaaaaaaaattcagtcattTTCTGTGGCAACCTGTAGCACAAATATTTTCCAGTTAGCATCTTTGCATGTTTCTTCTGTGGTATGAGTCGAGTTTAGCCTGTCACACTGGGCTTTTAATGGGAGCTCTATCTTTACTGCCCAGGCTACATGTGACAGGATTAAATTGGCACACTTTACCGTAGAGCTGTTGTGTTCCTGGCAGTGCTAGGCTGGCTGTTACTTCTGAGAGAAGGCTCAGCTGTCACTTAGTGACCCATTAACACTACTGTTCTATCCTGCAGTGTCATTTTTCTCATTCTCATGGAGATAACGCTCCCTGGAGATCTTTAATACCTGCAGGAATGAAAGAGAACAGCAGAGACAGGCTAACTATCAAAGAGGGAGCAAACAACACAGCAAGAGGACAAATTCCAACAGCAGACTTTTAAATTGAGTGAAAAAATGAAGCCCATTATAATGGCTGGTttgagaggtgggaggaggaTCAAGTTTTAAGAGAGATCATAACTTTTTAACCAACTACTTTCTCCTTCCTGCCTATTAAAAGAAGTATCCAAAATAATACTATTAACTAGATATAAAGAAAGTAGCTGCTTTAAACATGTCTTAAGGAAATATGTGTAATAATTTTTTCACAAGCAAGAATTGtgtattttatttgtatgtttatttacAAATAGGAAGTGAATATAAAACAGCATGCTTTAAAGTGAATTGCTTAAAAGTCTAAATAGAACAGAATTTGTTTCATTCAAAATCACCATCCTAGTAAAAGcacaaaataggaaaattatatgTGATCTTTGTAACCCTAGGCACAAGAATTCTTTTATCTTATAATTAAACTGTTACCAGTTGCTTAAACAAACTATTGCTCTCTTATGGCCCAACTGTATACTGTTGAGTGGGTCATTTTATAAGAAATTACCTCTTCCAATGTTTACTATATAAAGAGATATTTATAAGAATATACATCCCAATTTCCCAGGTTAAGACTGGTATTGTTTAGATTgacataaaagcaaaaaaaaaacctgcctgaatcttgatgtttttgttttctatggaAACCTGTTGAAGACATATAGAaaatgtggtttttttaaaaaagtatattggTCGGAAATTAAAAGTCAAAGTGCCTCGACAGGATTCAAGATTAGAAGAAAAGTGCCATCTCAAAAATTTATTGTTAGCACTACAATCTACATCTCAACCCTGCTTtcaattttcacacacacacacacacacacacacacacacacacacacacacacacacacggcaaagCTGATTATTGGGTTTAGACTGTTAGTTATGCTCAGTGGGGGTTTGTGTGCCTGATTGCCTACCTTCCCAGGTGCCACAGGTACTAGAAGCCAAAAAGATAAAAGTGTTGTATTCTTCTGGAGCATCAGTGTTgttctaaaaattatttgtaaatataacgGCAAGTAATTtacagttgttttcttttttacattaaaataaatatcgtATATTTTGGAATAGGATAATACATTCATACATATGTTGAGGGTTTTCAAAAAAGATGttaaagaagcctgacctgtggtggcacagtggataaagcgtcgacctggaaatgctgaggtcaccagttcgaaaccctgggcttgcctggtcaaggcacatatgggagttgatgcttccagctcctccgccttctctctctctgtctctcctctctctctctctccctctcctctctaaaaaattgtataaataaaaaataaataaaaattaaaaaaaaaaaaaagatctacagatctcctttaaaaaaaaaaaaaaaaaaaaaaagatgttaaagaaATATTGGTGAGAATATCTTTAGTTGAAACGCCCAGAATTTTTGTATGCTTTTAGGGATTGCGTTGGGTCCTCTCCCATTGATACGATGGAGAAGCACTGGTACCTACTATTTCGCAGGGAAAAGAGACTCCGATTTGCGGCAAAGACAATGGCGTTAATTTGGTTAGGTGTGTAATTCAGCTAAAGCTTCCAATatctttattcttaatttcacAGTTGGAAGGCCCTGTAAACATCCGTCACTCCAGGCTGGCGCCGGCGACACACCCAGCGCGGTGACGTGGCCGCTGTGACCTTTGTGGCGCCGCGTGCGTCGGGCGCGGAAGGAGGCGCGAAATGAGGCGCGGAAGGACGTGCGGAAGGACACGCGGGGCGCAGCGCGGCTCTAAACGGTTGACAGTTGGCACAGCCTTGGTTCACTCACCGCCGCAGGGAAGATGCTTGCTGCTGCTGTGTCCCGTGTTGTGGCCAGTGTCACCCAGAAGCCCGCTAGCAGAGTGCTGGTGGCATCCTGTAACTATTCAAATGATACTACATTGGAAATTAAGAAATGTGATCTTTATCGGTTGGAAGAAGGTCCCCCTGTCACAACAGTGCTTACCCGGGACGATGGGCTCAAATACTACAAGATGATGCAGACCGTTCGCCGAATGGAATTGAAGGCAGACCAGCTAtacaaacagaaatttattcgTGGTTTCTGTCACTTGTGCGACGGTCAGGAAGCTTGCTGTGTGGGCCTGGAGGCCGGGATAAATCCCACCGATCACGTTATCACATCCTATCGGGCTCACGGCTTGTGCTATACTCGCGGAATCCCTGTCCGAGCAATTCTTGCAGAGCTGATGGGACGAAGAGGAGGTTGTGCCAAAGGGAAAGGAGGATCCATGCATATGTATTCCAAGTACTTCTACGGGGGCAACGGCATTGTGGGTGCTCAAGGACCCCTGGGAGCTGGGATTGCTCTGGCCTGTAAATATAAGGAAAACAAGGAGGTCTGCTTGACTCTCTATGGGGATGGCGCTGCTAATCAGGGTCAGATATCCGAAGCTTTCAATATGGCAGCTTTGTGGAAATTACCATGTATTTTCATCTGTGAGAATAACCTTTATGGAATGGGAACAGCTGTTGAGAGAGCAGCAGCCAGCACTGATTACTACAAGAGAGGCCATTTCATCCCTGGACTAAGGGTAGATGGAATGGATGTGCTCTGTGTTCGTGAGGCAACGAAGTTTGCAGCTGACTATTGCAGATCTGGAAAGGGGCCCATAGTAATGGAGCTGCAGACCTACCGTTATCACGGACACAGTATGAGTGATCCTGGAGTCAGTTACCGTTCACGAGAAGAAATTCAGAATGTAAGAAGCAAGAATGATCCAATTATGCTTCTCAGAAATAGAATGGTAAACAGCAAGCTTGCCAGTGTTGAAGAATTTAAGGAAATTGATGTGGAAGTGAAGAAGGAAATTGAAGATGCGACCCAGTTTGCTATGACTGATCCTGAGCCACCTTTGGAAGAAATAGGCCATCATATCTACAGCGATAATTCACCATTTGAAGTTCGTGGTACAAGTCAGTGGATCAAATATAAGTCCATCAGTTAGAGGGAGACTCGGtggttttttttagtatttcaaaGGAACATTTATGACCAACTTTAAGAAAATGTGTGCTCAATTTTattaaggaagaataaataaaacccagaaaacaaagtcttgtaaattttattttaaaaaattaagatcatTAAGCATCTATTAAAAGATATTAAGAAGTCAGTGAAAAATGCACATTCAATTAAAAAGGATATTACACTCAATTGTACATTGTTGCATTAAAAGACACTATACAGttactcatttattaatttagaagATAAATTGAAGcacattataatttattttttctttttcttttttatttttgagaggaagggagatagagagacagactccagcatgtgcccggaCTGGATCCACTTGGAACCCCTGTCTGACGCTTATGctggaatcaacagagctatccttcaGGCCCCGGGaacagcacttgggccaactgagtcactggctgaaagacaggaaaagagagagaaaagggagaaggaggaagagagaagcagatggtagcctcTCATGTGTGACCTGTCTGGGAATGGAAGCCAGGATGCCTGTAcaccaggcaaatgctctatccactgaaccaaccagccaggacacatTAAAATTTTCAACAGTTTATTTAAACATACATTGAGTTTATCAGGCAGTGCCAAACAAAAGGCAGTTAGGAGCCATCCTCCAACAGGAACTAGGGTAGAGGTTTTCACAGAGAAGCAAAACAAATCGTTAAGCTATAGTTAAGTGGTTGCCTTATTGGGGAAAGATTAGTTGGCGGGATTTGTGATTGGTTATTcctgaatttcattttctcagaTTTGAGAGCAGTGACTCTGGCTTAGGTTTTAGTTACATAAGCTACCAAGACACTAGAGTCACCTTAGTTTGATGGCCACTTTATTTAATTACTTAAGCAGTGTGAATAtcttaaagagtattttaaatttatagaagtttatagtaagaaaaagaaaaataattatttaacttCCCAAGTTATTTGCCGTAAGAATTTGATTTGATTTAGCTTTATGTTATCTTAGTAAAGAAGTAATGGATTTCCAACTTGCCAGGGGTTTGTGTGTAAAGTCACTATCCTGAGATAGGTAATTTCAAGCCACACCATGCTTTCAGGGCAACCTACTGCTCTGCAAATTACAATAGTTTACTTGAGTTAATCAGCAATACAAATTATTAAAACGTGTCTGTGCACACATATAAATGCATATTTAATATTGGTGTTGCAGCCAGTTAACTGACCATTTTTCCCAATAAAACATGATACACATATGAGGGCAGAGGGATATAGGAGATGGACATGTTTTCGTGGCATactttattgcaatatttttagtataccaatttaaaaggaaaatatgaaataaaatcgAGGGGAAAAACTGCATTTTGATTTAACCTTCAAGTTAAAGAAACTCTTATTTTACTATACATTTGTGCTATTATTGTTTGCATAAAGAACTATTGTGATAAATTTCAGGctgagaaatgaatgaatgaatatggtgACATCAGAGAAGTTAAACAGAGGAAGTGATATTGATAAAAGGTTGGAAATATCTGCTTTGACTAGAATTGAACATTCAGAGATaacttttttccaaagaaaatctcTCTTGGATTAAATAGGCTTATTCTTTTCTATAGACCAATATCATATCAATTAGCAAGTCACGACtttgtgaaaacattttttttttgtggctatATTTGGCTAATGACCTAAATTCTCACTGAGAATGATGTTTGGCATTTCTTACTCCTCTAAGATAGACTTactaaaataagaaatcaaaatttgTCTGTGTTATAAGAAATAgtctgtagaaaaaaaatcagttttttaaaggttaaaatccattcctagaaaaaaaattgtaactatgcATGGTGATGAATGTTAGCTAAGCTTTtttggtgatcattttgtaatatgTACATACAAAGAATCACTACATCCCTCTTTAACCAATATTATATAATATGCCATTATTTTACAAAGTTAAAAGCTTTCCTTATTGTGTAGCATCGACTTTTACAAATGAAATCTAGATACTAATAGGAAACCACAAGTTTAAAGGCCTGTGGctatatgaaaatatatgtacatgtatgtacAAGCTTTGTCTCCATACCTTTTACCAAATAGGTTTAAACAAGTAAGATAAccttaacatttaaaattcagaaagCATAAATATTGGTTTGTTTATAAATCAGTGATGCTACTAGCTAATTTGTTTTGATTAGATTAAATTCAGAGGTACCTGGGTTTTactgttttcaataaaaataaaaagcattttataatagTCAAAATAATCACATTATTTGAATGACAGAAgattcttctaatttttatttggaagtatattttcataaaattacaATTGGAAGCTGCTCAGTTAAAGCTCTCTTCTGTATACAATATGCAGAAATTACTTTAAAACCTTGTTTATATTATGGATTATTTTAATATCAGTAAAATTTAAGATACAAATAATTGATTAGTAATGTAACCATTACTAAACCAAGATACACAGATAacacatttcaggaaaaaaatctaattttactatattaaagaaataaagttcaCTTGTCAcaatatacattataaaatttcattaaagCACAGAGTCTTCAATGTTCTTTATGTTAAATTATGTCCAGGATTTTGTGTGTACATTCAGGAACTACAACCACAGCACTGGTTGCCCACAATTCTGTAATCAtgcaaaccaaaacaaacaaaatccaaaaataagcaggaaaaaaatgcaaaactcttttattatttttaattagatcaaacaataaattaataatttctcAACGTGTAATTTAGACAGCCATAGAAATGCAGCAATTGAattctattttcttctatattacTATGTTACTCATTGCATTTTATCCATGTATTAGTAGACTTAATAGCCATGATGGTCATAAGaattttactattgcaacaatgCTAAAAGATCTAAGAGAAAGAAgagttcttattattttaatctttataaccagtggtggaattcagctggTTAACACTGTTATGACAGAACTGatagctaattttttgttgagttaggtGATCtggctgttaaaatggcacttgtaatcagggttctgtcCAAGGTCGGTATCTGGACAGCTGTccatgtagaaatcacaaatttatattccttactttttttaacgttcatctgtgcaacagtatattctaagtgtctatagtgatgttcattctctacataggtgaaaaacatttgatggaactatgcttgtaatatttatttattcacttcataaaactcattatatctttgatgaaatactacattttaatacccttgcatttgttacttagtaaacaaacatataaagagaaaaaatgtcaaACAACCAGGGAGTATCATTGGcagtatcttaaataacaattttattgtttttttcaggtattatttaattttttactaatattttaaaccTTATAACATTatctttgtgtacctcttttattatttaaatattaaattcatgaaataataagctaccttttggtatatatatataaaatatacatatatgtatatatatatatatatatatacacacacatatatatttatacttaaaacagtcattaggacagagaactggttgttaaattatttgaatcccatcactatAACACTGTATAAACTTAAAGGGTTATATGCATATCTGTGTtatgaaataagaaaagaaggaggTTAAGATAgtttcacagcctgaccaggcagtggcacagtggatagagagttggactgggatgcagaagacccaggtttgaaatcccgaggtcactggtttgagcacggggtcactcggtctgctgtagcctccccctccagtcaaggcacatatgagaaagcaatcaatgaacaacaaaggtgcagcaacgaagaattgatgtttctcatctctattccttcctgtctgtccctctctctgtctttgtctctgtcacacacacacaaaagagttttataatatctctctctgtctctctgtcacaaaaaagttttataaaaggaATACTAAGATACATTAgacttatgattattttttaaaattgatagatTAGCCAATCTAGTATACAAATATCAGATCAGATAATAATGAAATTAAGCCTATTTTATTTGTGAGAAAAAGCtagtttaaaaaattgaaatataagtCACATACTGTTAAATTAGTTCTTTTAAAGTGTATAGTGCAGTAGTTATTAGTGTTCACAAAGTTGTGTAACCATTTCTGCTAATTCCAGACCATTTTTATTATCTCAAAAGAGAAAACCCATACCCATTATCAGTGAAGTCgcatttctccatttcttcatcctCTGGAAGATATGAATcaattttctgtttctaaatttgaatttgcctattctaaaaATTTCATTTGAATCATATATATGAtctttgtcttctttcacttataACATTTTCAAGTTTTGCTGTAGGATATATCAGCACTAtagtcttttttatggctgaagaacattcagttttatttatccatttatcagttgatagacatttggatcttttctactttttggctaatgagaataataaatactagtttgataaaaaaaaagttcagtccTTTCTTTATGAACAAGAACTTTTTGAAGATACTAGGCCAAGATAATGCAATTGAAGTTCTTATGAAACTATCTTAATTAGACAAAATAACTTGAAGACAAGTGTTAAAATATTATCAGCCTGAGTATTTATCAGATTATATGATCTATTGTTCCAAATggatttttaatagattttaatttttagaataattttatttttacagaaaaaaaatgagaacaataaagaGTTCCCATATGCCCTACACCAAGATTctcctattattaacatcttaggATAGTATGTGGGAAGGAAGTCGTAATCTTAGCTGGCCTAGGTTGCTCAAACTCTGCACTTCCCAAAGAAAAGCCTGTTTTCACACTCCTGGGAGATAATTTCTGAACCATTGAAATATTCAGCCTGATTAGAATGTTAGTGTATGCCTAAGGCCTTGAACCATGCTGTACTAATTTGTCCAAATAAGTTTCTCTTATTGTGTTCTCATGTTACTCTGAGAGAAGACACCTAGAAGCTTAGCCTGgtttcttttgaacttcttttcatgtgtctgtacCCCTTACTGCTTTTGATCTACATCTTTTTATTGTAATGAACCATAAGCACAAGCATAGCAAAAAAGTCGAGTTTCTTAATTATATAGAacaaaaactgatataaaaagaAGAGtcttagcctgactaggtggtagctcagtggatagagctttggactgagacatggaggacccaggtttgaaagcttgaggtcaccggcttgagtgcaggctcaccagcttgagcgagtggttgctggcctgagtgtgggatcatagacatgacctaatggtccctggcttgagcccaaagttgctggccactcactctgctgtagctcctcgaccaaggcacatatgagaaagtaatcaatgaataactaaggagctgcaacaaagaattgatgcttctcgtctcttccttcctgtctgtctgtctctatctgtccctctctctgactttgtctctgttaaaaaaaaaagagtactagaAACATTAAATGGCTAATTCAGACTCATACAGTTAATAATAGTGATACCTATTTATCATAGCTACTGTTCTTTTTTGCTAGTGTGCCTTAAAGTGTAAGACAGTATGCTTAGTATTTGATATACATCACTTTATGTAGTATTTGAAATATCCACATAATATAAGCATTTTAGTCATTACTTTACAAAAGATGAAACTGAAGCTCAAGTAAGTTGCTCaaaatttcataatttataaACAATAGAGGTAAGTTTCAAAACCAGACAAAAGTCTGgtcagacagtggtgcagtgaatgcctctgggaggcagaggacccaggttgcaAACCCTGCGGTAGCCGACTTGAGCATGgtctaaccagcttgagcatgtggtccatggcttgagtgtgagatcataaacctgaccccatggttgctaacttgagcccaaaggtcgctagttTAAGCCCAAGgctattggcttgagcccaaggttgctgtctcgagcaagggatcactcgctctgctggagccccctagtcaaggtacatatgagaaagcaatcaatgaacaattatggtgccacaagaaagaatatatgtttctcatctctccccttattgtttgttcctatctgttcttctctctagctctctctcgctaaaacaaaaaaaaaaaaaaacaagaaaaagaaacagacaacaaaGACCATACtttgaaaatgactttttttgCGTGCTTTCTAATCATTGCTTCTTAAAACACTCAACCATATAATTGGTGGGGGGAAAATgtatgtgaataaatgaatgaataaaattaaactagaaccaaaatattttaacaattactTTACTATAAACTGTATTTATATAGTTTTAGGATTAGAGTAGAAACACAAAGGCTCAAattgaaagagaaacagatatagGGTATAGGAAGTAAAGCAAATAAAAGTAGTCAAAAGTTTGTGATATTCCTCCCACTGAGAAGTGGGATTGATATTCCTTCTTTTTGACTCTGATGAGCCTATGTCTGTTCTGACCATTAGAAGGCAATAGAAATGATGCTGTGTATTTTCAGGGCCCAAGCCTTAAGAGACATACAGGTTTTGCTTTAAGAAGTTCAAATACATCAAGAACCCCCTGCTAAAGAGTATATGGGAAGGTTTTCTGGTCACCAGTTCTAGCTGAGTTCAGCCTTCTGGCCAAACCTGCAAAAACAATAGATACGTGAGTGAAGGCCATCTTGGACCCTCCAGAATATCCATTTGCTCACTGAAAGCCACCAACAGGGCTGTGATGCCTTGGTCTAAACTGCTGAGATTCTCAATGTACAaatcacaagaaaacaaaatggttGTATTTAAGAGTCTAATTGTTGAGGTACTTTACTACATAACAATAGAAAGTGAGGTTAAACTCAACAAATCATGAAAATTGCATTCTGAGCAAGGAATATCAGGAGAATAGGCAAAGGCTAGTAAACCAAGTCAGAAGCAGAAAGCTTGTATCAGTGCAGAGATTCACAATCTAGAAATCTTAAGGTGGAAGAAATGAGACTacaattaaaataagaaagcttAAAACTACAATTGTTGTGCACATATTCTCCCATTATCTGAGGCTGGTTTTCAGATGAACTAAAATACCTTAAATGTTAGGTTTTCAGCATTTGATTGCAAAATGTTGCCAACTAGAGGTCAAGAAACACATTGCAGATCATATCAGGGATTTCACTGACTGAGGCTTCTTGTAGTCCACTTGGAATTTTTCTGTTGGTTGCTGAGTGTCAGGTCTTTATGAATCAAAGCCAGCATGAgactattatgctgagtgaaagaagccagtcagagaaagacaagtattcatataaatggaatatatATACTAACAAACcacacagactcatagatacagagaacagactgacagttgtcagaaggAATGAGggttggagggctgggtgaaaaaggtaaaaagattaaatgaagaaaagaactTATAGATACAAATAACAAGGAGGAAattgcaggaggaaaaggaaTAGGGGAGATAGAAGAAGGTAAAAGGgtaatagatggtgatggagagactTTGtttgggtgaacacacaatacaatacacagatgatgtattatatattatagaattgtatacccaAAACCTggatgattttattaaccaataaattcaataaaaatttaaaaaagaaaagaaa carries:
- the PDHA2 gene encoding pyruvate dehydrogenase E1 component subunit alpha, testis-specific form, mitochondrial, yielding MLAAAVSRVVASVTQKPASRVLVASCNYSNDTTLEIKKCDLYRLEEGPPVTTVLTRDDGLKYYKMMQTVRRMELKADQLYKQKFIRGFCHLCDGQEACCVGLEAGINPTDHVITSYRAHGLCYTRGIPVRAILAELMGRRGGCAKGKGGSMHMYSKYFYGGNGIVGAQGPLGAGIALACKYKENKEVCLTLYGDGAANQGQISEAFNMAALWKLPCIFICENNLYGMGTAVERAAASTDYYKRGHFIPGLRVDGMDVLCVREATKFAADYCRSGKGPIVMELQTYRYHGHSMSDPGVSYRSREEIQNVRSKNDPIMLLRNRMVNSKLASVEEFKEIDVEVKKEIEDATQFAMTDPEPPLEEIGHHIYSDNSPFEVRGTSQWIKYKSIS